From a region of the Candidatus Liberimonas magnetica genome:
- a CDS encoding TlpA family protein disulfide reductase translates to MSNKLLRAAAIILSLLITVGLVFADIKVGDNAPDFSLKDLKGNTYSLEKHKGKNIIFLNFFATWCENCIEEMAQLKELYQNYKSKGLDVVSINVQENPAKVKKFIEKNQLPFPVLLDSSASVAKDYGLVGFPSNIIVDGEGKIRFMDSRPPANFEEVFAAMKDTIKPAKKIDKKAGKK, encoded by the coding sequence ATGAGCAATAAATTATTAAGAGCGGCAGCAATAATTCTATCTTTACTGATTACGGTTGGTTTAGTTTTTGCAGATATAAAAGTGGGCGATAACGCTCCTGATTTTTCGCTGAAAGATTTGAAGGGGAATACTTACTCTCTTGAAAAACATAAAGGTAAGAATATTATTTTTTTAAACTTTTTTGCTACCTGGTGCGAGAACTGCATTGAAGAGATGGCCCAATTAAAAGAGCTATATCAAAATTATAAAAGCAAAGGGTTAGATGTTGTCAGTATTAATGTCCAGGAAAACCCTGCAAAAGTAAAGAAATTCATCGAAAAGAATCAGCTGCCGTTTCCTGTCCTGCTTGATTCCAGCGCTTCGGTAGCGAAAGACTACGGGCTTGTAGGTTTTCCTTCCAATATAATCGTAGATGGCGAGGGCAAAATCAGGTTTATGGATTCCCGGCCTCCGGCAAATTTCGAAGAGGTTTTCGCAGCCATGAAAGATACTATAAAGCCGGCTAAAAAAATTGATAAAAAAGCAGGTAAAAAATAG
- a CDS encoding DUF4266 domain-containing protein, whose product MKILTKSGFILLAGIIFLALFFSGCSSVSPWQKGLLADPAMQFITENEGNTYEQHMLSSREASSGGYGGAGGGCGCK is encoded by the coding sequence ATGAAAATTCTTACTAAATCCGGATTCATATTATTAGCTGGAATAATATTTCTTGCGCTATTTTTTTCAGGTTGTTCAAGCGTTTCCCCGTGGCAGAAGGGGCTTTTGGCTGACCCCGCTATGCAGTTTATTACGGAAAATGAAGGAAATACCTACGAGCAGCATATGCTTAGTTCCCGTGAAGCCTCGAGCGGCGGCTACGGCGGAGCCGGAGGCGGCTGCGGCTGCAAATAA
- a CDS encoding DUF2271 domain-containing protein, whose translation MKLLKLFFITLKLGPAAFALILCYMLLNFTGCEVFRQLLPVPDRPNNAVQKPVITELFASAITNNTAIISWRTQKPAGSKVNYGTSVNLGSEVIITTQTVVHNVSLSSLNPGTTYYYKAASFDPLGNSVVSSVQTFITESLGIDSIGPQVSGLSASPNPNAGASSITVSAVVSDAATGNSNVTAAECFFDNQGANGTGAALSALDGGFDSVTENVSGSILVTGLSLGNHTLLVHGRDAANNWGPIQSISLTISASAGDTTGPVTSGLSLTPNPTAGAAIVTITAAVSDISAGGSNIIAAEYFFDTQGANGAGTALSAQDGSFNSVTENVTGSASVSGLTMGNHTLIVHGRDAANNWGAVLSISFNVTSAGDTSGPVTTALTVSPDPTAGATAVNITATVSDMTAGSSNISAAECFFDTQGTSGTGTVLTAQDGLFNNVTESVNGIVSVSGLSAGLHTVYVHGKDSSNNWGPFVSVTFTVSAGGGSDTLGPLTSGSSITPNPTLGAASAVLTTTISDANTGNSNIAAAEYFIDTQGAGGTGTALAAQDGTFSAVTEAVTGTVNISLLSAGSHTVFVHGRDALNNWGASQSVTLTVSAADTAGPITSGQNITPNPTAGAASVTLTATVSDVTTGGANIAAAEYFIDTQGANGTGTALSSQDGVFNSPNEAVTASISVASLSLGAHTVFVHGRDAFGNWGTAQSVSLTKSAADTTGPAASALNITPNPTAGALTVTLTASISEVSTGASNIAAAEYFIDTQGANGAGTALSAQDGAFNSTAETVTGSINVSLLSAGAHTVFVHGQDALNNWGAAQSISLTVSAAPDTTGPVSSSLNITPNPTAGATSAALTATVSDAAAGGSNITAAEYFVDTQGANGAGTALSAQDGAFNSASEAVTGSINVSALSVAAHTIYVHGRDALNNWGSAVTTTLTITAAAVKPDSLSAAIVHCTLSFTGNQPQEAVWIEDSVGAFVRTLFISSHASSNSSDLPTWFSKSGGVTNGTTGASKPSGSFNVNWTPPRNSAGTVVAPGTYRYRIAIRREGGGESTFTGNITLGNSAANSTATGGGFVTSFSADYTP comes from the coding sequence ATGAAATTATTAAAACTCTTTTTCATCACGCTAAAGTTAGGCCCTGCGGCTTTTGCGTTAATTTTATGTTATATGCTTTTAAATTTCACAGGCTGCGAAGTTTTCCGCCAGCTTCTTCCTGTGCCGGACCGGCCTAATAATGCGGTTCAGAAACCTGTCATAACCGAACTTTTCGCATCCGCTATAACAAATAACACGGCTATAATTTCCTGGCGGACTCAAAAACCTGCGGGTTCTAAAGTAAACTACGGGACATCGGTGAACCTGGGAAGCGAGGTTATTATAACAACCCAGACAGTTGTTCACAACGTAAGTTTAAGCAGCCTTAACCCTGGAACTACATATTATTATAAAGCCGCCAGTTTTGATCCCCTGGGCAACAGCGTAGTTTCGTCCGTGCAAACTTTTATTACGGAAAGCCTTGGCATAGATAGTATAGGCCCGCAGGTGTCTGGCCTTTCTGCCTCGCCTAATCCTAACGCCGGAGCGTCTTCGATAACGGTTTCAGCCGTTGTCTCTGACGCGGCTACAGGGAATTCAAACGTTACAGCCGCTGAATGTTTTTTTGATAACCAGGGAGCAAACGGTACCGGCGCCGCTCTTTCCGCTCTTGACGGCGGTTTTGATTCGGTTACAGAAAATGTATCGGGTTCTATTTTGGTCACAGGCCTGTCCCTGGGAAATCACACACTGTTAGTACACGGCCGTGATGCTGCGAACAACTGGGGGCCTATACAATCTATTTCTCTAACTATATCCGCAAGCGCCGGAGATACAACCGGCCCTGTTACCTCGGGGTTAAGCCTTACCCCTAACCCTACCGCAGGAGCCGCAATTGTAACTATAACGGCTGCTGTCTCGGACATAAGCGCCGGAGGTTCCAACATCATCGCAGCGGAATATTTTTTTGATACCCAGGGCGCAAACGGAGCAGGAACGGCTCTTTCTGCCCAGGATGGTTCTTTTAATTCAGTTACTGAAAATGTGACAGGTTCTGCTTCAGTATCCGGCCTGACTATGGGCAATCATACTCTTATAGTGCATGGCCGGGATGCGGCGAACAATTGGGGCGCTGTACTATCCATTTCTTTTAATGTAACATCCGCGGGAGACACGTCCGGCCCGGTTACAACTGCTTTAACAGTTTCGCCTGATCCTACTGCCGGCGCAACTGCTGTGAATATAACAGCCACGGTTTCGGACATGACTGCAGGCAGTTCTAATATCTCGGCTGCTGAATGTTTTTTTGATACTCAGGGCACAAGCGGGACAGGAACGGTTCTTACTGCCCAGGACGGGCTCTTTAACAACGTTACAGAAAGCGTTAACGGTATAGTCTCGGTTTCCGGTTTGAGCGCGGGCCTGCACACGGTTTATGTGCACGGGAAAGATTCGTCAAATAACTGGGGGCCGTTTGTCTCAGTTACATTTACGGTTTCCGCGGGCGGCGGCAGCGATACCCTTGGCCCCCTTACCTCCGGCTCAAGTATAACTCCAAACCCGACCCTGGGAGCCGCAAGCGCCGTTCTTACAACTACGATTTCAGATGCAAATACGGGCAATTCTAATATCGCCGCTGCGGAATATTTTATAGATACCCAGGGCGCGGGCGGGACCGGCACAGCCCTGGCTGCCCAGGACGGAACCTTTAGCGCGGTTACTGAAGCGGTTACGGGTACTGTTAATATTTCGTTATTAAGCGCAGGTTCTCATACCGTGTTCGTGCACGGCCGCGATGCTTTAAATAACTGGGGCGCGTCTCAAAGCGTAACATTGACCGTATCCGCGGCAGATACCGCGGGGCCCATAACTTCCGGCCAAAATATAACTCCAAACCCGACAGCAGGAGCAGCGAGCGTTACTCTTACCGCCACGGTTTCAGACGTAACTACAGGCGGGGCTAATATCGCGGCGGCGGAATATTTTATAGATACCCAGGGTGCAAACGGAACAGGCACAGCCCTGTCATCCCAGGACGGTGTATTTAATTCTCCGAATGAAGCGGTCACAGCCTCTATTAGTGTTGCGTCCTTAAGCCTGGGGGCTCATACGGTTTTTGTACACGGCCGGGATGCCTTTGGAAATTGGGGCACAGCACAGAGCGTATCCTTGACTAAATCCGCGGCAGACACAACAGGGCCTGCGGCCTCCGCTTTGAATATAACGCCCAATCCCACAGCAGGAGCTCTAACTGTCACTCTCACCGCAAGCATTTCAGAGGTGTCTACAGGAGCATCTAATATCGCGGCTGCGGAATATTTTATAGATACCCAGGGGGCAAATGGCGCAGGAACAGCCCTTTCAGCCCAGGACGGGGCATTCAACTCAACAGCGGAAACCGTTACAGGTTCTATAAATGTTTCATTGTTAAGCGCCGGCGCTCACACGGTATTTGTACACGGACAGGACGCTTTAAACAACTGGGGCGCTGCTCAGAGTATATCTTTAACTGTATCTGCTGCCCCGGATACTACAGGGCCTGTCTCATCTAGTTTAAATATAACCCCTAATCCTACTGCAGGCGCCACAAGCGCAGCCCTTACCGCTACGGTCTCGGATGCAGCCGCCGGAGGGTCTAATATAACGGCTGCGGAATATTTTGTGGATACCCAGGGCGCTAACGGGGCAGGAACAGCGCTCAGCGCTCAAGATGGGGCCTTTAATTCTGCCTCGGAAGCTGTAACAGGCTCAATAAACGTTTCAGCCTTGAGCGTGGCGGCGCACACTATCTATGTGCACGGCCGTGACGCTTTAAATAACTGGGGAAGCGCAGTGACTACTACCCTTACCATAACAGCGGCCGCAGTTAAACCGGATTCGCTTAGCGCTGCAATTGTGCACTGCACCCTGAGTTTCACAGGCAACCAGCCTCAGGAAGCTGTCTGGATAGAAGATTCTGTCGGCGCATTTGTGCGCACATTGTTTATTTCCAGCCATGCATCGAGCAATTCCAGCGACTTGCCTACTTGGTTTTCAAAATCAGGCGGAGTAACTAACGGGACTACAGGGGCATCTAAACCGTCCGGCAGTTTTAACGTAAACTGGACGCCGCCCAGAAATTCAGCCGGCACAGTAGTAGCTCCCGGGACTTACCGCTACAGGATAGCTATCCGGCGGGAGGGAGGCGGGGAATCAACTTTTACCGGAAATATTACTCTTGGCAACTCCGCAGCAAACTCTACAGCTACCGGCGGCGGGTTTGTAACATCGTTTTCAGCGGATTATACACCTTGA
- a CDS encoding TlpA family protein disulfide reductase, translated as MKNIILILVLSILLFTVPAYAEKAPAFSLEKLNGKIFDAGKLIGKKTIVINFWASWCSSCREEIPELDALKTSPGSENAVFIGINLGESESKIKYFVNKNNYPYLVLKDAGNKTAKLFNLDGLPATIIIGRSGDIVYKGARPPKNYTFK; from the coding sequence ATGAAGAATATTATTTTAATCCTTGTTTTGTCAATTTTATTATTTACCGTGCCTGCTTATGCGGAAAAGGCGCCTGCGTTTTCGCTTGAAAAGCTGAACGGCAAAATATTCGACGCAGGAAAGCTTATCGGCAAAAAAACAATTGTTATAAACTTCTGGGCCTCCTGGTGTTCGTCCTGCAGAGAGGAGATACCTGAACTGGATGCCCTGAAGACAAGCCCGGGCTCGGAGAACGCTGTTTTTATAGGCATTAACCTGGGGGAAAGTGAAAGTAAAATCAAGTATTTTGTAAACAAAAACAATTATCCGTATTTAGTGTTAAAGGACGCCGGTAATAAAACAGCAAAGCTCTTCAACCTGGACGGGTTGCCGGCCACCATAATTATAGGTAGAAGCGGCGATATAGTTTATAAGGGCGCAAGGCCGCCTAAAAATTATACATTTAAATAG
- a CDS encoding sulfite exporter TauE/SafE family protein: MQNLDFNNLSLMTFISIYITGIASSFGPCIYPVIPVTAGFIGSRSGNTADRIRAALFYVLGLALCYTFIAMATVYTGRIFGSLTTNQYVYLAFGILILALGGNIIGCYDINVTELDEVKLFGSELHFWGPFIVGACTGLVASPCATPGLSSLLSFMAGNKATVAGWLLMLAYSMGMATILFFIGALAAFLEGLPKTYIWILRLKRLLGFALVSSGVYYIFMAGHLS, from the coding sequence ATGCAGAATCTGGATTTTAACAATTTATCCTTAATGACGTTTATTTCAATTTATATTACAGGGATAGCTTCGTCCTTTGGCCCCTGCATCTACCCTGTTATACCTGTTACGGCCGGTTTTATAGGTTCTCGCTCGGGAAATACCGCGGACCGTATAAGGGCAGCGCTGTTTTATGTCCTTGGGCTTGCGCTTTGCTACACTTTTATTGCTATGGCTACTGTTTATACCGGCAGGATTTTCGGCTCCCTTACAACTAACCAATATGTGTACCTGGCATTCGGTATCTTAATTTTAGCTCTGGGCGGCAACATAATAGGTTGTTATGATATCAATGTTACTGAATTAGATGAGGTAAAGCTTTTCGGAAGCGAACTGCACTTCTGGGGCCCGTTTATTGTTGGAGCCTGCACAGGCCTTGTGGCTTCGCCCTGTGCCACGCCGGGCTTAAGCTCTCTTTTGTCCTTTATGGCCGGGAATAAAGCAACTGTTGCAGGCTGGTTACTAATGCTGGCATACTCTATGGGAATGGCTACCATCCTTTTTTTTATAGGCGCTCTTGCGGCGTTTCTTGAAGGCCTGCCTAAAACCTACATATGGATACTGCGTTTAAAAAGGCTTCTTGGTTTTGCTCTTGTAAGTTCAGGTGTATACTATATTTTTATGGCAGGGCATTTGTCATAA
- a CDS encoding PAS domain S-box protein → MLKNSTFHLIANDSNLRKAVIRLLLFYILLIVLVFLFSQIYFKNVKKILIREGERDLSIIAELKVSQILNWRQERLDDAFILAPFYIDAAKINILARTGDRIKRQKLFCKLTNEIHKNPEYEGIYLYDLSLKLITYGCSSNEKVTLGEYEKGLAQQALKDKKIIFSDLYKHEADKTVDLDVYVPVFETDLKGTDVYGLIVMKISPYKFLYPFMQSNPGPGQTLETFIVRKEGDKALFLNELKYRKDSPLTYTLPMAGKGYPASMAVRGVTGIVEGVDYRQTPVIAAIKKIPESSWILIVKIDKDEVNAPVKNRAVLITLFALIIVGGIGAFLGFIWYRQIVRFYRKQYIAEVERRSLEKKYDYFIKYANDIILIFNKDLRIMEANEKALASYKFSQLEIVQKNLKDIVALEALPVLAEDLKVIENKGSHIFKTIHKRKDGSTFPVEISMQHFVISWNEFYQAIIRDISERR, encoded by the coding sequence ATGCTAAAAAACAGCACGTTCCATCTCATAGCTAATGACTCAAATTTAAGAAAAGCTGTAATACGCCTATTGCTCTTTTATATTTTGCTTATAGTCCTTGTTTTTCTCTTTAGCCAAATATATTTTAAAAATGTAAAAAAGATTTTAATAAGGGAGGGAGAAAGGGACCTTTCTATAATAGCCGAACTTAAAGTCAGCCAGATATTGAATTGGAGGCAGGAACGCCTTGACGATGCTTTCATCCTTGCCCCGTTTTATATAGATGCTGCAAAGATAAACATACTTGCCAGGACCGGTGACAGGATAAAAAGGCAGAAACTATTCTGTAAATTGACAAATGAAATCCATAAAAACCCGGAGTATGAAGGCATCTATTTGTATGACCTGTCGCTGAAACTGATAACTTACGGATGCTCTTCAAATGAAAAAGTAACGCTCGGCGAGTATGAAAAAGGGCTGGCTCAGCAGGCGCTCAAAGATAAAAAGATTATATTTTCAGACCTTTACAAACACGAGGCAGATAAAACCGTAGACCTTGATGTTTATGTGCCCGTATTTGAAACGGACCTAAAGGGCACAGATGTTTACGGTTTAATAGTGATGAAAATATCGCCGTATAAGTTCCTCTATCCTTTCATGCAATCCAATCCCGGCCCGGGGCAAACTCTAGAAACCTTTATAGTAAGAAAAGAAGGGGATAAAGCTCTTTTTTTAAATGAACTGAAGTACCGGAAAGACAGCCCGCTTACTTATACGCTTCCTATGGCAGGGAAAGGATACCCTGCATCAATGGCTGTAAGAGGGGTAACCGGAATAGTGGAGGGGGTTGATTACCGCCAGACCCCTGTAATAGCGGCTATAAAAAAAATACCGGAGTCCTCCTGGATACTTATTGTAAAGATAGACAAAGATGAGGTGAACGCTCCGGTTAAAAACCGGGCGGTTCTTATAACGCTTTTTGCCTTAATTATTGTTGGCGGGATAGGCGCCTTCCTCGGCTTTATCTGGTACAGGCAGATAGTCAGGTTTTACAGGAAACAATACATAGCCGAAGTAGAGCGCAGGTCGCTTGAAAAAAAATACGATTACTTTATAAAATACGCTAACGATATAATACTTATTTTCAATAAAGACCTGCGGATTATGGAAGCTAACGAAAAAGCCCTTGCCAGCTACAAGTTTTCTCAGTTAGAGATAGTGCAGAAGAACCTGAAAGACATCGTGGCGCTTGAAGCTTTGCCCGTGCTTGCTGAAGATCTTAAAGTAATTGAAAATAAGGGAAGCCATATATTTAAAACCATACATAAACGAAAAGATGGGTCTACATTCCCTGTAGAAATCAGCATGCAGCATTTTGTCATAAGCTGGAACGAATTTTATCAGGCTATAATCAGAGATATAAGCGAAAGGAGATAA